From a region of the Ostrinia nubilalis chromosome 18, ilOstNubi1.1, whole genome shotgun sequence genome:
- the LOC135080404 gene encoding putative nuclease HARBI1, which yields MNAINAIVHLANNADPARRRKLYRQRSNPFDLRDLNFKIKYRFNKDTVRTIIDLVEDDLVQSARGGGTCPELQVLVAIRCWGRREVQDDAGDLHGLSQPTVSRICARVAHAIANKANSFIKMPITIGEQERISAKFRAIKNFPGVIGAIDCTHIKIKKTGGDMAQYYINRKGYYSLNVQVVCDADLKIMDIVARWRGSTHDSRIFMESNIKQRFEDRQFRGRLIGDSGYPLLPYLFTPILRPSRPEEEAYNNAHISTRNTVERCFGVWKQRFQCLLHGLPVSLQNGKAVIIALAVLHNIAIDMNDTLLEQHMEQVPVTPQLSTENSVHDNRPSLLRRRSQLILQNFINQHF from the exons atgaatgctataaatgcaattgtgcatttagccaataatgccgacccagcgcgacgtagaaagctctaccgccaacgaagcaacccattcgatttgcgggacctaaattttaaaataaaatataggttcaataaggacacagtgcgcaccatcatagatttggtggaagatgatctggttcagagcgctagaggtggtggcacgtgtcctgaactgcaagttttagtggccataagatgttggggacgtcgtgag gtacaagatgatgctggtgacctccatggcctaagtcagccgacagtgagccggatatgcgccagagtcgcgcatgcaatcgcgaataaggcaaattccttcatcaaaatgcctatcactataggagagcaggaaagaattagtgccaaatttagagcaattaaaaattttcctggggtgataggagccatagattgcacccacattaaaattaaaaaaaccggaggtgacatggcccagtactatattaatagaaaaggctattattccctgaatgttcag gttgtctgtgatgctgacctcaaaataatggatatagtggctagatggcgaggcagtacacatgacagtcgaatttttatggagagcaatataaaacaacgatttgaggataggcagtttagaggacgccttattggcgattcgggctaccctcttctgccatatctatttacacctattttaaggcctagtcgtccagaagaagaagcatacaataatgctcacatctcaactaggaacactgttgaaaggtgttttggggtgtggaagcagcggttccaatgcctactccatggcttaccagtaagcctccaaaatggaaaagctgtgatcatagcattggctgtattacataatatagccattgatatgaatgacacattgttag aacaacatatggagcaggtccctgtaactccgcaactttcgacggagaacagtgttcacgacaaccgaccttcattgttgaggcgtaggtcgcagttgatactacaaaattttataaatcaacatttttga